One stretch of Streptococcus australis DNA includes these proteins:
- a CDS encoding amino acid ABC transporter permease: MSYLFEILPSLLSGASMTLQVFVLVLIFSIPLGVLIAFALQVHWKLLHYLINIYIWIMRGTPLLLQLIFIYYVLPNIGIRLDRLPAAIIAFVLNYAAYFAEIFRGGIDTIPKGQYEAAKVLKFSPFATVRYIILPQVTKIVLPSVFNEVMSLVKDTSLVYALGISDLILASRTAANRDASLVPMFLAGAIYLIMIGLVTIVAKKLEKKYSYYR; this comes from the coding sequence ATGTCTTATTTATTTGAGATATTACCGAGTTTATTGAGCGGTGCAAGCATGACTTTACAGGTTTTTGTACTGGTCTTGATTTTTTCTATTCCCTTGGGCGTTTTGATTGCATTTGCCTTGCAAGTCCATTGGAAACTCCTCCATTATCTGATCAACATTTATATCTGGATCATGCGGGGAACACCCTTGCTCTTGCAATTGATCTTTATCTATTATGTGCTCCCAAATATTGGGATTCGTTTGGATCGCCTTCCTGCGGCTATTATTGCCTTTGTTTTGAATTATGCAGCTTACTTTGCTGAAATCTTCCGTGGGGGGATTGATACCATTCCTAAGGGTCAATATGAGGCTGCTAAGGTCTTGAAGTTTAGCCCTTTTGCCACAGTGCGCTATATTATCTTACCACAGGTGACCAAAATTGTTCTACCTAGTGTATTTAATGAAGTCATGAGTTTGGTCAAGGATACTTCTTTGGTCTATGCCTTGGGGATTTCAGATTTGATCTTGGCTAGTCGAACAGCTGCCAATCGGGATGCTAGTCTTGTTCCTATGTTTTTAGCTGGAGCGATTTATTTGATCATGATTGGTCTTGTGACCATTGTAGCGAAAAAACTTGAGAAGAAGTACAGTTATTACAGATAG
- the lysS gene encoding lysine--tRNA ligase, whose product MSTEHMEELNDQQIVRREKMAALREQGIDPFGKRFERTANSQELKEKFAELDKEQLHELNETATIAGRLVTKRGKGKVGFAHLQDREGQIQIYVRKDEVGEENYEIFKKADLGDFLGVEGEVMRTDMGELSIKATHITHLSKALRPLPEKFHGLTDVETIYRKRYLDLISNRESFERFVTRSKIISEIRRYLDQKGFLEVETPVLHNEAGGAAARPFITHHNAQNIDMVLRIATELHLKRLIVGGMERVYEIGRIFRNEGMDATHNPEFTSIEVYQAYADFQDIMDLTEGIIQHAAKSVKGDGPVNYQGTEIKINEPFKRVHMVDAIKEITGVDFWQDMTFEEAKAIAAEKKVPVEKHYTEVGHIINAFFEEFVEETLIQPTFVYGHPVAVSPLAKKNPEDERFTDRFELFIMTKEYGNAFTELNDPIDQLSRFEAQAKAKELGDDEATGIDYDYIEALEYGMPPTGGLGIGIDRLCMLLTDTTTIRDVLLFPTMK is encoded by the coding sequence ATGTCTACAGAACATATGGAAGAACTAAATGACCAGCAGATCGTTCGCCGTGAAAAAATGGCTGCGCTCCGTGAACAAGGAATCGATCCCTTCGGAAAACGTTTTGAACGTACTGCTAACTCACAAGAGCTTAAAGAGAAATTTGCAGAACTCGATAAAGAACAATTACATGAATTAAACGAAACTGCTACAATTGCAGGACGCTTGGTAACTAAACGTGGTAAAGGAAAAGTCGGCTTTGCCCATCTCCAAGATCGTGAAGGTCAAATCCAAATCTACGTTCGTAAAGACGAAGTTGGTGAAGAAAACTACGAAATCTTCAAAAAGGCTGACCTAGGAGACTTCCTCGGTGTCGAAGGTGAGGTTATGCGTACAGATATGGGAGAGCTCTCTATCAAAGCCACACACATCACGCACTTGTCTAAAGCGCTTCGTCCTCTTCCCGAGAAATTCCACGGTTTGACTGATGTTGAAACCATCTATCGTAAACGTTACCTAGACTTAATTTCTAACCGTGAAAGCTTTGAGCGTTTTGTCACTCGTTCAAAAATCATCTCTGAAATCCGTCGTTATCTAGACCAAAAAGGTTTCCTTGAAGTGGAAACACCTGTCCTTCACAACGAAGCCGGTGGTGCTGCTGCTCGTCCATTTATCACTCACCACAATGCCCAAAACATTGACATGGTTCTTCGTATTGCAACTGAGCTTCACTTGAAACGCCTCATCGTTGGTGGTATGGAACGTGTTTACGAGATTGGCCGTATCTTCCGTAACGAAGGAATGGACGCCACTCATAACCCTGAGTTCACTTCTATCGAAGTTTATCAAGCTTATGCTGACTTCCAAGATATCATGGACTTGACGGAAGGTATTATCCAACACGCTGCTAAATCAGTCAAAGGTGATGGCCCAGTAAACTATCAAGGAACTGAAATTAAGATCAATGAACCGTTTAAACGTGTCCATATGGTGGATGCTATCAAGGAAATTACTGGTGTTGATTTCTGGCAAGATATGACTTTTGAAGAAGCAAAAGCTATCGCTGCTGAGAAGAAAGTTCCAGTTGAAAAACACTACACTGAAGTTGGCCACATTATCAACGCCTTCTTTGAAGAGTTTGTTGAAGAAACCTTGATCCAACCAACCTTTGTCTATGGACATCCAGTAGCTGTGTCTCCACTCGCTAAGAAAAATCCTGAAGACGAACGCTTTACTGACCGCTTTGAGCTCTTCATCATGACCAAGGAATACGGTAATGCCTTTACTGAGTTGAATGATCCAATCGATCAGCTTAGCCGTTTTGAAGCTCAAGCAAAAGCTAAAGAACTTGGGGATGATGAAGCGACTGGCATCGACTATGACTACATCGAAGCCCTCGAATACGGTATGCCACCAACAGGTGGTTTGGGAATCGGTATCGACCGTCTCTGCATGCTCCTCACTGATACAACTACTATCCGTGATGTATTGCTTTTCCCAACAATGAAATAA
- a CDS encoding amino acid ABC transporter substrate-binding protein, producing the protein MKRKKIALVLALFFNFFLTACTQKVSDPKQDNWAKYQEQGSITIGFDNTFVPMGFEEKNGQYVGFDIDLAQAVSEKLGIQVNFQPIDWDMKETELQNGTIDAIWNGYSATDERREKVAFTIPYMENQQILVSKKSQNIQSVKDMNNKVLGAQAGSSGYLNFEAQPDLLKNQVKDQKANQYQSFNEALIDLKNDRIDALLIDRVYANYYLQSEGILSDYNVFSAGFESEAFAVGVRPADKTLLAALNQAFISLYQEGKFQEISQKWFGEDVATSQVKNQE; encoded by the coding sequence ATGAAGAGAAAGAAAATTGCCCTTGTACTTGCTCTGTTCTTTAACTTCTTCCTGACAGCTTGTACGCAAAAGGTCAGTGATCCGAAGCAGGATAATTGGGCCAAATATCAAGAACAGGGCAGCATTACCATTGGATTTGACAATACCTTCGTTCCCATGGGATTCGAAGAGAAGAATGGTCAATATGTAGGTTTTGATATAGACCTAGCCCAAGCTGTCTCTGAAAAACTTGGAATTCAGGTGAATTTTCAACCCATCGACTGGGATATGAAAGAAACCGAACTACAAAATGGTACCATTGATGCCATCTGGAATGGTTATTCTGCAACAGATGAAAGGCGGGAGAAGGTCGCCTTTACCATACCTTATATGGAAAATCAGCAAATTTTAGTTTCTAAAAAATCTCAAAATATCCAGTCAGTCAAAGATATGAATAACAAGGTTTTGGGAGCTCAGGCTGGATCTTCTGGTTATTTGAACTTTGAAGCGCAGCCAGATTTGCTAAAAAATCAGGTAAAAGATCAGAAGGCCAATCAATACCAAAGTTTCAATGAAGCCTTGATTGATTTGAAAAATGATCGGATTGATGCCTTGTTGATTGACCGTGTCTATGCCAATTACTACCTCCAGTCTGAAGGGATATTAAGTGACTACAATGTCTTTTCAGCTGGATTTGAAAGTGAAGCTTTTGCAGTGGGTGTTAGACCTGCTGATAAAACGTTGCTAGCTGCATTGAACCAAGCCTTTATCTCACTATACCAAGAAGGAAAATTCCAGGAAATCAGCCAGAAATGGTTTGGGGAAGATGTAGCCACCAGTCAAGTTAAAAATCAAGAATAA
- a CDS encoding tetratricopeptide repeat protein produces MNNSQRMLQALDEQDLTKADQYFRKALETDSSEVLYELASYLEGIGFYPQAKEIYLKIVSEFPEVNLNLAAIASEDGNVEEAFAYLEEITPDNDWYVSALALKADLYQLEGLTDVSREKLLEALNYSDEPLLVFGLAELDSELGNYQEAIQGYAQLDNRSIYEQTSVSTYQRIGYAYAQLGKFEAATEFLEKALELEYDDQTAFELASLYFDQEEYQKSALYFKQIDTISPDFEGYEYGYSQSLHKEHQIEEALRIAKQGLEKNPFETRLLLAASQFSYELHDPSGAEDFLLTAKEDAEDTEEIFLRLATIYMEQERFEDIIALQSQEPENVLTKWMIARSYQEIEDLDRAYELYQELSSDLKDNPEFLEQYTYLLRELGYFEEAKTQAELYLKLIPDDVQMQELLETL; encoded by the coding sequence GTGAACAATAGTCAACGCATGCTCCAGGCTTTGGATGAACAGGATTTAACCAAGGCGGATCAGTATTTTCGCAAAGCACTTGAAACTGATTCAAGTGAAGTTCTCTACGAACTAGCAAGCTATCTAGAGGGAATTGGCTTTTATCCTCAAGCCAAGGAAATTTATCTAAAAATTGTGTCAGAATTTCCAGAAGTGAATCTGAACTTAGCTGCAATTGCAAGTGAGGATGGCAATGTTGAGGAAGCCTTTGCCTATCTCGAGGAAATTACACCTGATAATGATTGGTATGTATCGGCTTTGGCCTTGAAGGCTGATCTCTATCAGTTGGAAGGATTGACAGATGTATCACGTGAAAAGTTACTGGAGGCCTTAAACTACTCAGATGAACCGTTATTAGTTTTTGGTCTGGCTGAGTTGGATAGTGAGTTAGGAAATTATCAGGAAGCTATTCAGGGCTATGCCCAATTAGACAATCGCTCCATCTATGAGCAAACGAGTGTCTCAACCTACCAACGAATTGGCTACGCTTATGCCCAGTTAGGCAAGTTTGAAGCTGCTACAGAATTCTTAGAAAAAGCTTTAGAACTAGAATACGATGACCAAACTGCCTTTGAACTGGCTAGTCTTTACTTTGACCAAGAAGAGTATCAAAAATCAGCTCTCTACTTTAAGCAGATTGATACCATTTCGCCAGATTTTGAGGGATATGAGTATGGTTATAGTCAATCCTTGCACAAGGAACATCAGATAGAAGAAGCTCTCCGTATCGCTAAACAGGGTTTGGAGAAAAATCCATTTGAAACTCGTCTCTTACTAGCTGCTTCTCAGTTCTCGTATGAATTACATGATCCTAGCGGTGCGGAGGACTTTCTCCTTACTGCAAAAGAAGATGCAGAGGATACAGAAGAAATATTCCTTCGCCTTGCAACCATTTATATGGAACAAGAGCGGTTTGAGGACATTATCGCTCTCCAAAGTCAAGAACCTGAAAACGTCTTGACCAAGTGGATGATTGCCCGTTCTTATCAGGAAATCGAGGATTTAGATAGGGCCTATGAGCTCTATCAAGAACTGTCGTCTGACCTCAAGGACAATCCAGAGTTTCTGGAACAATATACTTATCTCTTGCGTGAATTGGGGTATTTTGAAGAAGCTAAGACTCAAGCAGAGTTATATTTAAAACTGATTCCAGATGATGTTCAGATGCAAGAACTGCTAGAAACACTTTAA
- a CDS encoding lactonase family protein: MKETVYFGTYTRRLSKGIYKADFDTETGQLANLELFAAEPSPTYLAFDQQQHIYTVGSQDGLGGIAAYKTDGTLLNHVVEEGAPHCYVAVDEKRNLIYGANYHKGQVLVYQRQADGSLIQTDLDQHSGQGPHENQTSPHVHFTDLTPDQYLVTCDLGTDEVTTYDVSPEGKLSKLHTYHSQSGAGARHIVFHHHYKIAYLICELNSTIEVLIYDGVGEFERMQVISTLPDGYEDFNATAAIRLSKDGKFLYASNRGHDSIAVYTILADGSLELLEIVPTHGQNPRDFDLTPDQEFLIAVHQDSDNATVFKRNSESGRLAELSNDFHVPEAVCIHFAN, from the coding sequence ATGAAAGAAACTGTTTATTTTGGAACTTACACTCGTCGCTTATCTAAAGGGATTTACAAGGCAGATTTTGATACAGAAACAGGCCAGCTTGCAAACCTTGAACTCTTTGCTGCTGAACCAAGTCCGACCTACCTTGCCTTTGACCAACAGCAACACATATACACCGTAGGGAGTCAGGATGGCTTGGGGGGAATCGCTGCTTACAAGACCGATGGTACTTTGTTAAATCATGTGGTTGAAGAAGGCGCTCCCCATTGTTATGTGGCAGTTGATGAAAAGCGCAATCTCATTTACGGAGCCAACTACCATAAAGGCCAAGTTCTGGTTTATCAGCGCCAAGCAGATGGTAGTCTCATCCAAACGGACCTGGATCAGCATAGTGGACAAGGCCCTCATGAAAATCAAACTTCTCCTCATGTCCACTTTACAGATCTAACACCTGACCAGTATCTCGTCACATGTGACCTAGGTACTGACGAGGTGACGACCTATGATGTTAGCCCAGAAGGAAAACTAAGTAAGCTCCACACTTATCACAGCCAGTCTGGAGCAGGTGCTCGCCACATCGTTTTCCACCACCACTATAAGATTGCCTATCTCATCTGCGAACTAAATAGTACCATTGAAGTCTTGATTTACGATGGGGTTGGTGAATTTGAACGCATGCAAGTCATTTCAACCTTACCAGATGGATACGAAGATTTCAACGCTACTGCAGCCATTCGTCTTTCAAAAGATGGGAAATTCCTTTATGCATCCAACCGAGGTCATGATTCCATTGCCGTCTATACAATCCTCGCTGATGGCAGTCTGGAATTATTAGAGATAGTACCAACACATGGACAAAATCCACGTGATTTCGACCTAACTCCTGATCAAGAGTTTCTCATTGCTGTTCATCAAGATTCTGATAACGCAACCGTCTTTAAGCGTAATTCTGAAAGTGGCCGTCTTGCAGAACTTTCTAACGATTTCCATGTCCCAGAAGCAGTTTGCATCCACTTTGCGAACTAA
- a CDS encoding amino acid ABC transporter ATP-binding protein, protein MLELRNINKSFAGKQILTNFSLSIPEKQILAIVGPSGGGKTTLLRMLAGLETIDSGEIYYNGESLAIDELEKRNLLGFVFQDFQLFPHLSVFENLILSPIKTMNMDKEAAEKKARVLLEQLGLAGHADAYPFSLSGGQKQRVALARAMMIDPEIIGYDEPTSALDPELRLEVEKLILQNKERGMTQIVVTHDLQFAENIADQILKVDPK, encoded by the coding sequence ATGTTAGAATTACGAAATATTAACAAGAGTTTTGCTGGAAAACAAATCTTAACCAATTTCAGTCTATCTATTCCTGAAAAGCAAATCCTCGCAATCGTAGGTCCATCAGGAGGCGGAAAGACCACCTTATTACGTATGCTAGCTGGCCTGGAGACCATCGATTCTGGAGAAATCTACTATAATGGCGAATCTCTAGCTATAGATGAATTGGAAAAGCGTAATCTACTAGGATTTGTTTTCCAAGACTTTCAACTCTTTCCGCATTTGTCAGTTTTCGAGAACTTAATCTTGTCACCTATTAAAACCATGAATATGGACAAGGAAGCTGCTGAGAAAAAGGCGCGCGTTTTGTTAGAACAACTTGGGTTAGCTGGACATGCGGATGCTTATCCTTTCTCACTATCTGGTGGACAAAAGCAGCGTGTCGCCTTAGCGCGCGCCATGATGATTGATCCCGAAATTATCGGGTATGATGAGCCTACATCAGCCTTAGATCCTGAGTTACGATTAGAAGTGGAAAAACTCATCCTTCAAAATAAAGAGCGTGGTATGACCCAGATTGTTGTGACGCACGATCTTCAGTTTGCGGAAAACATTGCTGATCAGATCCTTAAGGTTGATCCAAAGTAG
- a CDS encoding histidine phosphatase family protein: MKLYFVRHGRTVWNLEGRFQGASGDSPLLPDSIDILKQLGQYLKEIPFDTIYSSDLPRAVKSAEIIQSQLQTPCPLKSIPDLREWQLGKLEGLKIATLNAIYPQQIKAFRSNLAQFDTRMFEAESLYSTTKRTIQFIKSLKGSPAENILIVGHGANLTASLRTLLGYKEAHLRKDGGLANASLTILETEDFESFTLERWNDTSYQEK; encoded by the coding sequence ATGAAACTCTATTTTGTCCGTCATGGTCGGACTGTCTGGAATCTTGAAGGACGTTTTCAAGGTGCTAGTGGTGACTCGCCCCTTCTTCCAGACTCCATTGACATCCTAAAACAACTGGGGCAGTATCTTAAGGAAATTCCTTTTGATACGATTTATTCTAGTGATTTACCCAGAGCAGTTAAGTCTGCTGAAATTATCCAAAGTCAACTCCAGACCCCTTGTCCTTTAAAAAGCATTCCTGACCTACGTGAATGGCAACTTGGAAAACTTGAAGGTTTAAAAATCGCAACGCTCAATGCGATCTATCCACAACAAATCAAGGCCTTTCGCTCCAATCTGGCTCAGTTTGATACAAGGATGTTTGAAGCGGAATCCCTTTACAGTACTACCAAACGCACCATTCAATTTATCAAATCTCTGAAAGGAAGTCCGGCTGAAAACATTCTAATCGTCGGTCATGGTGCAAATCTCACTGCTAGCCTTCGAACACTTTTAGGTTATAAAGAGGCTCACCTTCGCAAAGATGGAGGCTTGGCCAATGCTAGTTTGACGATTTTGGAGACTGAGGATTTTGAATCCTTTACTCTCGAAAGATGGAATGACACTTCCTATCAGGAAAAATAA
- a CDS encoding F0F1 ATP synthase subunit epsilon, with the protein MAQLTVQIVTPDGLVYDHHASFVSVRTLDGEMGILPRHENMIAVLAVDEVKVKRIDDDTHVNWIAVNGGIIEIANDIITIVADSAERARDIDISRAERAKLRAEREIEEAQDKHLIDQERRAKIALQRAINRINVGNKL; encoded by the coding sequence ATGGCTCAGTTAACTGTCCAGATCGTGACACCAGATGGCCTCGTCTATGACCACCATGCCAGCTTTGTATCGGTTCGAACTCTGGATGGTGAGATGGGGATCTTGCCACGACATGAAAATATGATTGCGGTTTTAGCGGTTGATGAAGTAAAGGTAAAAAGAATCGATGATGATACTCATGTGAACTGGATTGCAGTAAACGGTGGGATTATTGAGATTGCCAATGACATCATTACCATTGTAGCCGACTCAGCAGAGCGTGCTCGTGATATCGATATCAGCCGTGCTGAACGTGCGAAACTTCGCGCTGAACGTGAAATCGAAGAAGCTCAAGACAAGCACTTAATTGACCAAGAACGACGCGCTAAGATTGCTCTTCAACGTGCCATTAACCGTATTAATGTCGGAAATAAACTATAA
- a CDS encoding DUF368 domain-containing protein — MFSWIARVIKGIVIALGFILPGISGGVLAAILGIYERMIGFLAHPFKDFKTNVFYFIPVAIGMLLGIGLFSYPIEYLLENYQVYVLWSFAGAIIGTVPSLLKESTRESDRDKIDLVWFWTTFIISGLGLYALNFVVGSLSASFANFILAGTLLALGVLVPGLSPSNLLLILGLYAPMLTGFKTFDLFGTFLPIGIGAGATLVIFSKLMDHALNNYHSRVYHFIIGIVLSSTLLILIPNDGNAESIQYSGLSVVSYVLVAFFFALGIWLGIWMSQLEDKYK, encoded by the coding sequence ATGTTTTCATGGATTGCACGAGTTATTAAAGGAATCGTCATCGCCTTAGGATTTATCTTACCTGGAATTTCTGGAGGAGTTCTGGCTGCAATATTAGGTATCTACGAGCGAATGATCGGCTTTCTAGCTCATCCTTTTAAGGATTTCAAAACAAATGTCTTTTACTTTATACCAGTAGCTATTGGGATGTTGCTAGGTATTGGTTTGTTTTCTTATCCAATCGAATATTTGCTAGAAAATTACCAAGTCTATGTTTTATGGAGTTTTGCAGGAGCTATCATTGGTACAGTACCTAGCCTCCTTAAAGAATCTACTCGGGAGTCTGATCGTGATAAGATTGACCTAGTCTGGTTCTGGACTACCTTTATCATTTCTGGGTTGGGTCTTTACGCTCTCAATTTTGTCGTAGGATCACTCAGCGCAAGTTTTGCAAACTTCATCTTAGCGGGTACTCTTTTAGCTCTGGGTGTCTTGGTCCCTGGTTTAAGTCCGTCAAACCTACTCTTGATTTTGGGACTGTATGCTCCTATGCTAACTGGTTTTAAAACCTTTGATTTATTTGGAACCTTCCTTCCTATCGGCATTGGTGCAGGAGCAACCCTCGTTATCTTTTCAAAATTGATGGACCATGCCTTGAACAACTATCACTCTCGTGTTTATCACTTTATCATTGGCATTGTTCTTTCAAGTACTCTTTTAATTTTGATTCCAAACGATGGAAATGCTGAAAGTATCCAGTACTCTGGACTTTCCGTTGTGAGCTATGTTCTCGTTGCCTTCTTCTTTGCGCTTGGTATCTGGCTTGGTATCTGGATGAGTCAATTGGAGGATAAGTATAAATAA
- a CDS encoding AI-2E family transporter produces the protein MEHKEKHFSLSWFFKWFLDNKAITVFLVTLLLGLNIFILSKISFIFLPVLDFLGVVMLPVILSGLLYYLLNPIVDWMEKHKINRVLAISIVFVIIGLFIIWGLAVAIPNFQRQVLNFAKNVPTYLKDADMVINDLVTKRLPDDFRPQLEQVLANVSTEATIWASKISSQAVNWVSAFISSVSQVIVAVIIVPFMLFYLLRDGKGLRDYLTKFIPTKLKEPVGEILSDVNKQLSNYVRGQVTVAIIVAIMFIIFFKIIGLRYAVTLGITAGILNLVPYLGSFLAMLPALVLGLIAGPVMLLKVVIVFIVEQTIEGRFVSPLILGSQLNIHPINVLFVLLTSGSMFGIWGVLLGIPVYASAKVVISAIFNWYKKVSGLYEEEGEEIKSEQ, from the coding sequence ATGGAACATAAAGAGAAACATTTTAGCCTATCTTGGTTTTTTAAGTGGTTTTTAGATAATAAAGCCATCACTGTATTTTTAGTAACCTTGTTACTGGGGCTAAACATTTTTATTTTAAGTAAGATTAGTTTTATATTTTTACCCGTTTTAGACTTTCTTGGGGTTGTCATGTTACCAGTTATTTTATCTGGTTTACTCTATTACCTCCTCAATCCGATTGTTGACTGGATGGAGAAACACAAGATCAATCGTGTTCTTGCCATTAGTATTGTTTTTGTTATTATTGGACTCTTTATCATTTGGGGGCTGGCAGTCGCAATTCCAAATTTCCAACGCCAAGTCTTAAATTTTGCAAAGAATGTGCCGACTTATCTTAAGGATGCTGATATGGTTATCAATGACCTTGTAACCAAACGCTTGCCAGATGATTTTAGACCACAGTTGGAGCAGGTTCTTGCCAATGTTTCTACAGAAGCAACGATATGGGCCAGCAAAATTTCTTCTCAAGCCGTTAACTGGGTCAGCGCCTTTATCAGTAGTGTTTCTCAGGTGATTGTAGCGGTCATTATCGTCCCCTTTATGCTCTTTTATCTTTTGCGCGATGGAAAAGGTCTACGAGACTATTTGACTAAGTTTATCCCAACCAAATTAAAAGAACCTGTGGGTGAAATCCTATCAGATGTCAATAAACAGCTGTCAAACTATGTTAGAGGACAAGTTACAGTAGCTATTATTGTAGCAATCATGTTTATTATCTTCTTTAAGATTATCGGTCTCAGATATGCTGTGACTCTGGGGATCACGGCTGGTATCCTCAATCTAGTACCTTATCTAGGTAGTTTCCTTGCCATGCTGCCTGCCCTTGTTTTAGGTTTAATCGCAGGACCTGTCATGCTATTGAAAGTTGTCATTGTCTTTATCGTAGAACAAACGATTGAAGGTCGCTTCGTTTCTCCGCTTATTTTAGGTAGTCAGCTAAACATCCATCCGATCAATGTCCTCTTTGTTCTCCTAACTTCAGGTTCTATGTTTGGTATTTGGGGAGTCTTGCTGGGAATTCCTGTCTATGCTTCTGCCAAGGTCGTTATCTCTGCTATCTTTAACTGGTACAAAAAAGTCAGCGGTTTGTATGAAGAAGAAGGGGAGGAAATCAAGAGTGAACAATAG
- a CDS encoding YbaK/EbsC family protein: protein MAKKVKIKKTLVEQILTKAGIEHTGIQINALEGELPPEYDRKQIFKTLALLGDKTGPIIGIIPITEHLAEKKLAKVSGNKKVSMIPQKDLEKTTGYIHGANNPVGIRQKHNYPIFIDQTALDLDQMIVSAGEVGHSIIIRPRDLASFVKADFADILEESK from the coding sequence ATGGCAAAAAAAGTCAAGATTAAAAAAACCTTGGTCGAACAAATCTTGACCAAGGCAGGCATTGAGCATACAGGCATTCAAATCAATGCGCTTGAAGGAGAACTTCCTCCTGAATACGACAGAAAACAGATATTTAAAACATTGGCACTTTTGGGAGACAAGACGGGACCAATCATCGGAATCATCCCCATAACAGAACACCTCGCCGAGAAAAAACTAGCAAAGGTTTCTGGCAATAAAAAAGTGAGCATGATTCCACAAAAAGACTTAGAAAAAACGACAGGTTATATTCACGGCGCTAATAACCCCGTAGGCATTCGCCAAAAACACAATTATCCAATTTTTATTGATCAGACTGCTTTGGATTTGGACCAAATGATCGTTTCTGCTGGGGAAGTCGGACATAGCATCATCATACGCCCTCGAGACTTGGCCAGCTTTGTAAAAGCGGATTTTGCTGATATCTTGGAGGAAAGTAAGTAA